The Flavobacterium commune genome contains a region encoding:
- a CDS encoding Rne/Rng family ribonuclease, whose protein sequence is MNKELIIRSSSDSVDFALLKDGKLIELHKEEETSNFQVGDIFIAKIRKPVAGLNAAFVNVGFEKDAFLHYHDLGPNLTSQLKFIKLVSAGKIKDFSLKNFQFEKEIDKDGTITDVINANQSILVQVVKEPISTKGPRISAELSLAGRFIVLVPFSDRVSISQKIEDKKEKDRLKKLVQSIKPKGFGVIVRTVAEGKNTAELEKDLQNLLSRWTAMCKKLPTAHHPSKVLGELNRASSILRDVFNDTFTSIQIDDEELYNQTKDYLQEIAPSKQSIVKFYQSNDTPIFEKYNIERQIKTSFGKTVSMSKGAYLIIEHTEALHVIDVNSGNRSNKATNQEDTAMEVNMIAAAEIARQLRLRDMGGIIVVDFIDMSNPENRKVLFDFLREEMSDDKAKHKILPPSKFGLVQITRQRVRPERNIKTREEDPNNENGEIEAPILIIDKINADLERILKTHKKVVLNVHPFVAAYLSKGFPSLRSKWFLEHKKWVKIIPRDAYTYLEYHFFDNKGNAIKD, encoded by the coding sequence ATGAATAAAGAATTAATCATTCGATCTAGTTCTGATTCAGTAGATTTTGCCTTATTAAAAGATGGAAAACTAATTGAATTACACAAAGAAGAAGAGACAAGCAACTTTCAGGTAGGCGATATTTTTATTGCCAAAATCAGAAAACCTGTTGCCGGACTCAATGCTGCTTTTGTAAATGTAGGCTTCGAAAAAGATGCCTTTTTACATTATCACGACCTAGGTCCTAATCTAACTTCCCAACTGAAATTCATAAAACTTGTAAGCGCAGGTAAAATAAAAGATTTCTCCCTAAAAAACTTTCAGTTTGAAAAAGAGATAGACAAAGATGGGACCATTACTGATGTAATAAACGCCAATCAATCTATCTTAGTACAAGTTGTAAAAGAACCAATATCTACCAAAGGACCAAGAATTAGTGCTGAGCTTTCTCTTGCCGGACGTTTTATTGTTTTAGTTCCTTTCTCCGACCGTGTTTCTATTTCTCAAAAAATAGAAGACAAAAAAGAAAAAGACCGACTAAAAAAACTTGTACAATCCATCAAACCAAAAGGATTTGGTGTTATTGTTCGCACAGTAGCCGAAGGCAAAAATACAGCCGAATTAGAAAAAGATTTGCAGAACCTGCTAAGCAGATGGACTGCAATGTGTAAGAAATTACCAACTGCTCATCATCCCTCAAAAGTATTAGGCGAACTCAACCGAGCTTCCTCAATACTAAGAGACGTTTTCAACGATACCTTTACCAGTATCCAAATAGATGATGAAGAGTTGTACAACCAAACAAAGGATTACTTGCAAGAAATTGCTCCATCCAAACAATCTATTGTGAAGTTTTATCAATCAAACGACACGCCAATCTTCGAGAAATACAATATAGAGAGACAAATCAAAACTTCTTTTGGGAAAACCGTTTCCATGAGTAAAGGCGCTTATCTTATTATCGAACACACTGAAGCTCTACACGTAATTGATGTGAACAGCGGAAACCGTTCGAATAAAGCAACTAATCAGGAAGACACAGCCATGGAAGTCAATATGATTGCCGCAGCCGAAATAGCCAGACAATTGCGTTTGCGCGATATGGGCGGTATCATAGTAGTGGATTTTATCGATATGTCTAATCCCGAAAATCGCAAAGTCTTGTTCGACTTCCTGAGGGAAGAAATGAGCGACGATAAAGCAAAACACAAAATCTTACCTCCTAGTAAATTTGGATTAGTCCAAATTACCAGACAAAGAGTAAGACCAGAAAGAAATATTAAAACCAGAGAAGAAGACCCAAACAATGAAAATGGTGAAATCGAAGCACCAATACTAATCATTGACAAAATCAACGCCGACCTGGAAAGAATTTTAAAAACCCACAAAAAAGTAGTACTTAATGTACATCCGTTTGTGGCTGCTTACCTCAGCAAAGGTTTTCCATCATTACGTTCAAAATGGTTCCTTGAACATAAAAAATGGGTGAAAATTATACCACGTGACGCTTACACGTATTTAGAATATCATTTCTTTGACAATAAAGGAAATGCTATAAAAGACTAA
- a CDS encoding HU family DNA-binding protein, giving the protein MTKADIVAKISEKLGLEKGDVQATVETFMEEVKTSLETGDNVYLRGFGSFIVKTRAEKTGRNISKNTTIKIPAHNIPAFKPAKVFVEGVKTNNEAK; this is encoded by the coding sequence ATGACGAAAGCAGATATCGTAGCGAAAATTTCAGAAAAATTAGGTCTTGAAAAAGGTGATGTGCAAGCAACAGTAGAGACTTTTATGGAAGAAGTAAAAACTTCATTAGAAACTGGAGATAATGTATATTTAAGAGGTTTTGGTAGCTTTATCGTAAAGACAAGAGCAGAGAAAACAGGTAGAAATATCTCTAAAAACACTACAATTAAAATACCTGCACACAACATTCCAGCTTTCAAACCTGCAAAAGTTTTTGTAGAAGGAGTAAAAACAAATAACGAAGCAAAATAA
- the mutY gene encoding A/G-specific adenine glycosylase — protein MIFHNFLIKWYLENKRDLPWRNTTNPYHIWLSEIMLQQTRVAQGMPYFFSFMEAFPTVFDLANADEEKVLKLWQGLGYYSRARNLHKTAQYIATELNGVFPDNYKDLLQLKGVGEYTAAAIASFSYNEAVPVVDGNVFRVLSRYFDVETDIAQTSAKKEFAALAFELMPKDTRGGAELSEANPAIFNQAIMEFGALQCVPKNPDCGNCVFNDSCAALQKKKVDQLPVKSKKLKVRNRYFNYLMLSDAEENTLIQKRMAKGIWHNLYEFPLIETLQEEDFEFVSNAVQQESFFTNPIISMQACNEKSIVHKLSHQHLHIKFWKLNVKGVVENGITKEQLRQYPFPIVIHNFIESE, from the coding sequence ATGATTTTTCATAACTTTCTAATAAAGTGGTATTTAGAAAACAAGCGCGATTTGCCTTGGAGAAATACTACCAATCCTTACCATATTTGGCTCTCAGAAATCATGCTTCAACAGACGCGAGTTGCTCAGGGAATGCCTTATTTTTTTTCTTTCATGGAGGCTTTTCCAACGGTTTTTGACCTGGCAAATGCCGATGAAGAAAAGGTATTAAAATTATGGCAGGGTTTGGGTTATTATTCCCGTGCCCGTAATTTGCATAAAACCGCTCAATATATAGCAACTGAACTTAATGGTGTTTTTCCGGATAACTATAAGGACTTATTGCAATTAAAAGGAGTAGGTGAATATACTGCGGCTGCAATTGCTTCTTTTTCCTATAATGAAGCTGTGCCGGTTGTGGATGGAAATGTGTTCAGGGTGCTTTCCCGTTATTTTGATGTAGAAACCGATATTGCCCAGACTTCGGCCAAAAAAGAATTCGCAGCTTTGGCTTTCGAATTAATGCCAAAAGACACCCGAGGCGGAGCCGAACTGAGCGAAGCTAATCCAGCCATTTTTAATCAGGCCATAATGGAGTTTGGTGCGCTGCAATGCGTTCCTAAAAATCCGGATTGTGGGAATTGTGTTTTTAATGATAGTTGTGCAGCATTGCAAAAAAAGAAAGTTGATCAATTGCCTGTGAAATCAAAGAAGTTGAAAGTGCGAAACAGATACTTTAATTATTTGATGCTTTCGGATGCCGAGGAGAATACTTTAATTCAGAAACGAATGGCAAAAGGGATTTGGCATAACTTATATGAGTTTCCTTTGATTGAAACTTTGCAGGAAGAAGATTTTGAGTTTGTATCGAATGCTGTTCAGCAAGAATCGTTTTTTACTAATCCTATTATAAGTATGCAAGCGTGCAATGAGAAAAGTATTGTTCATAAACTATCGCACCAGCATTTACATATTAAATTTTGGAAACTAAATGTGAAAGGAGTGGTCGAAAATGGGATTACTAAAGAGCAGTTAAGGCAATATCCTTTTCCAATTGTGATTCATAATTTTATTGAATCGGAATAG
- a CDS encoding single-stranded DNA-binding protein: MNGTLNKVMLIGHLGDDVKLHYFEAGNCIGRFQLATNEVYINKTTNEKIVSTEWHNLVVRNKAAEICEKYLSKGDKIYVEGRIKSRQWQAEDGSMKHTTEIQVTEFTFLTTKKDTEGNKQNQGSESTKNTNFDTPNKGLPINDLPF, translated from the coding sequence ATGAACGGAACACTAAATAAGGTAATGCTAATAGGTCATTTGGGTGACGATGTTAAGTTGCACTATTTTGAGGCGGGCAATTGTATCGGAAGATTTCAGTTGGCAACAAATGAGGTGTATATTAATAAGACTACCAATGAGAAAATTGTTTCGACTGAATGGCATAATTTAGTGGTGCGTAATAAAGCGGCTGAAATATGTGAAAAATATTTGTCAAAAGGAGATAAAATTTATGTGGAGGGAAGAATTAAATCCCGTCAGTGGCAGGCAGAAGATGGTTCGATGAAGCATACTACTGAAATTCAAGTGACCGAATTTACTTTTTTAACAACTAAAAAAGATACTGAGGGCAATAAGCAAAATCAGGGTTCAGAATCCACAAAAAACACTAATTTTGACACGCCAAATAAAGGTTTGCCTATCAACGACTTGCCTTTTTGA
- a CDS encoding gliding motility-associated protein GldE, translating into MDPEPSLNFVYTVDLDLLFGFAGIFVLLFCSAVVSGAEVALFSLSQKDIDDTLQENLSTGKILSELLQRPKKLLATLLVANNFINIGVVILFSFIGSDLFAAVTSPVLKFIFEVIVVTFLLLLFGEVMPKVYASRNNVKFAKSIAYPISILDRLLSPISIPMRGATVYLHNKLGKQKTNFSVDQLSQALELTSTDETSTDEQKILEGIVSFGNTDTRQVMSPRIDIFALEITASFSEIYAKILEKGYSRIPVYRDNIDQIEGVLFIKDLLPHIDKEQFDWTTLIREPFFVPENKKLDNLLKDFQSMKSHLAIVVDEYGGTSGLVSLEDVIEEIVGDISDEFDDEDINFSQIDDRNYLFEGKINLKDFYRIVDVNEEIFEENKGEAETLAGFILEISGNFPVKGQKITFENCLFTIEVVDKKRIKQIKVTIDV; encoded by the coding sequence TTGGACCCAGAGCCCAGTTTGAATTTCGTTTACACAGTAGATTTAGATCTATTGTTCGGTTTTGCCGGAATATTTGTATTGCTGTTTTGTTCAGCAGTAGTTTCGGGAGCCGAAGTAGCCTTGTTTTCGCTGTCGCAAAAAGATATTGATGATACGCTTCAGGAAAATCTTTCGACAGGAAAAATTCTTTCCGAGCTTTTGCAAAGGCCTAAAAAACTATTAGCAACGCTTCTAGTAGCTAATAACTTCATTAATATAGGAGTTGTTATTCTGTTCTCTTTTATTGGTTCCGATTTGTTTGCGGCAGTTACTTCGCCTGTATTGAAATTTATTTTTGAAGTTATCGTTGTGACTTTCTTATTGTTGCTTTTTGGAGAGGTGATGCCTAAAGTGTATGCCAGTAGAAATAATGTTAAGTTTGCTAAAAGTATCGCTTATCCTATCTCGATTTTGGATAGATTGCTTTCTCCAATTAGTATTCCTATGCGCGGGGCAACGGTTTATTTGCATAATAAATTAGGGAAGCAAAAGACTAATTTTTCGGTTGACCAATTGTCTCAGGCCTTAGAATTGACTTCAACTGATGAGACTTCGACTGATGAACAAAAAATATTGGAAGGAATCGTGTCTTTTGGTAATACCGATACCAGGCAGGTAATGAGTCCTAGAATTGATATTTTTGCTTTGGAAATTACAGCTTCTTTCAGCGAAATATATGCTAAGATTTTAGAAAAAGGCTATTCGAGAATTCCGGTATATCGGGATAATATTGATCAGATTGAAGGGGTTTTGTTTATCAAAGATTTGTTGCCTCATATTGATAAGGAGCAATTTGACTGGACAACTTTGATAAGAGAACCGTTTTTTGTGCCTGAGAATAAAAAGCTCGATAATTTATTAAAGGATTTTCAGTCCATGAAAAGTCATCTTGCTATTGTGGTGGATGAGTACGGTGGGACATCGGGTTTAGTTTCTCTCGAAGATGTAATCGAAGAAATAGTAGGGGATATTAGTGATGAATTTGATGATGAGGATATTAATTTCTCTCAAATTGATGATAGAAATTATCTTTTTGAAGGGAAAATTAATTTGAAGGATTTCTATCGAATTGTTGATGTAAACGAAGAGATATTCGAAGAAAATAAAGGAGAGGCGGAAACCTTGGCGGGGTTTATTTTAGAAATCTCAGGTAATTTTCCAGTCAAAGGACAAAAAATTACTTTTGAAAATTGCCTGTTTACTATTGAGGTTGTAGATAAAAAACGTATCAAACAGATAAAAGTTACCATTGATGTTTAA